A genomic region of Fusarium oxysporum Fo47 chromosome VI, complete sequence contains the following coding sequences:
- a CDS encoding Metallo-dependent phosphatase-like protein, whose product MSETSATQHVKTRILIISDTHGSKPKPKNKGGPSTDDELNEKDVTRVTTGWREPLPEADVAIHCGDITKRTTIPEFENTFSVLRSINAPLKLVIAGNHDMALHDDYWLNEFGGPADTLDEVKTILQEAEKDGVRYLNEGVHVFTLQNGALLKVYASPWTPSYGGWAFQYDNGHDFNIPKETDVAITHGPPQGICDFAGMTGSHAGCPDLRAAVARAKPKIHCFGHIHEAWGTHHVTWKGNGIDEELSRKVGLKGLRPNRVTQNEEEANATRVKLIEMSKQRAAHLDLTHGDSRVVQGKQTLFVNAAIMDIRYRPIQLPWLIDVDLARAGPV is encoded by the coding sequence ATGTCCGAAACATCTGCTACACAACATGTCAAAACTCGCATTCTCATCATATCCGACACGCATGGGTCGAAACCAAAGCCCAAAAACAAAGGTGGACCCAGCACTGATGATGAGCTCAACGAGAAGGATGTCACGCGTGTGACGACAGGTTGGAGAGAGCCTCTACCAGAGGCGGATGTTGCTATTCATTGTGGAGACATTACGAAGCGAACTACAATTCCTGAATTTGAAAATACCTTCTCTGTGTTACGGTCTATCAATGCCCCTCTCAAGCTGGTCATTGCAGGCAACCATGACATGGCGCTTCATGATGATTATTGGCTCAATGAGTTTGGTGGTCCAGCGGACACGCTCGATGAGGTCAAGACTATTCTTCAGGAGGCCGAGAAAGATGGTGTTCGGTACCTGAACGAGGGCGTTCATGTGTTCACCTTGCAAAATGGCGCTCTGTTGAAAGTATATGCGAGTCCGTGGACCCCTTCCTATGGTGGCTGGGCATTTCAATATGACAATGGGCACGACTTCAACATTCCCAAGGAAACCGATGTGGCCATTACTCACGGTCCTCCGCAAGGTATCTGCGACTTTGCAGGCATGACTGGGTCCCACGCTGGCTGTCCCGACCTCCGTGCCGCCGTCGCCCGTGCCAAACCCAAGATCCATTGCTTTGGCCATATCCATGAAGCTTGGGGGACGCATCATGTGACATGGAAAGGCAATGGCATTGATGAGGAACTTTCAAGAAAAGTCGGGCTCAAGGGGCTACGGCCGAATCGCGTGACGCAGAACGAGGAAGAGGCCAATGCAACGAGGGTGAAGCTCATTGAGATGAGCAAGCAAAGAGCTGCACATCTGGACCTCACTCACGGTGACAGTCGCGTGGTTCAAGGGAAACAAACCTTGTTTGTCAACGCAGCGATTATGGATATCAGATATAGACCTATACAGCTACCGTGGCTGATTGATGTTGACTTGGCGAGAGCTGGCCCAGTGTGA
- a CDS encoding SOH1-domain-containing protein, producing the protein MAAEDSQDVPMGSPPEPPAQVDQEPKYGGYSRFEVELEFVQSLANPAYLNHLASQKLLSQPAFVAYLAYLQYWSKPPYLKYLTYPGPTLRHLELLQQETFRQQIISPDVVRALMEEGMKASVDWHRES; encoded by the exons ATGGCGGCGGAAGATTCTCAAGACGTCCCAATGGGGTCGCCTCCCGAACCGCCTGCTCAAGTAGACCAAGAGCCCAAATATGGTGGCTATTCACGATTCGAGGTTGAGCTTGAG TTTGTTCAGTCCCTCGCAAACCCGGCCTACCTCAACCATCTTGCCTCccagaagcttctcagccaACCCGCCTTTGTCGCATATCTTGCCTACCTACAATATTGGAGCAAACCGCCGTATCTCAAGTACCTAACGTACCCCGGCCCGACACTACGACATCTCGAGCTCCTCCAGCAGGAGACGTTCCGGCAACAGATCATCAGCCCTGATGTCGTGAGGGCACTAATGGAGGAGGGCATGAAGGCATCAGTCGATTGGCACCGAGAGAGCTAG
- a CDS encoding thaumatin family-domain-containing protein, translating to MVSSSRRRRASSVSSFCRVLVPAVAVGFLLSAAGAEGAQDVTKGSHDDLLHFPGRIRSPNRGEPKDPNRTIPLTITNKCDSTIWPGIATQAGRGPGTGGFELAQGKSKDLWVSWDWQGRVWGRTNCTVNGDSCSCKTGDCFGMLNCEASGSTPATLAEFTLAGGLHGKQTFYDLSLVDGYNLPMGVNYIPAKNTTFIPPNLTNCACIATPSWIYASSQTGTYYTNSSYPVPLETRVSSDNARSWCPWKYLAFPPTKPGDGVYPYPDDDIQRPEFSPCNSACAAYGTDEDCCVGKYHDPDVCKPSAYSKRAKIICPDAYSFAYDDQKSTFIIPNGGGWEIVMCPKGRSTNILRQLGDEMNELAQSGTLSEVTQKKLRDVSYIVAERSLGNHVLPIEAMMASTALATAIWLLV from the exons ATGGTATCCTCGTCGAGGCGTAGACGCGCGAGTAGCGTTTCTTCATTTTGTCGAGTATTGGTACCAGCTGTTGCGGTCGGTTTCCTCCTGAGCGCCGCAGGGGCGGAAGGGGCACAAGATGTCACGAAGGGTTCACACGACGATCTTCTGCATTTCCCTGGACGAATTAGATCTCCGAACCGAGGGGAACCAAAGGATCCTAACAGGACAATTCCCTTGACCATTACCAACAAATGTGACTCGACAATCTGGCCCGGCATTGCAACACAAGCCGGCAGAGGCCCGGGAACTGGAGGATTTGAGCTCGCTCAAGGAAAAAGTAAAGACCTATGGGTCTCATGGGATTGGCAAGGTCGGGTTTGGGGTCGTACGAATTGTACTGTAAATGGTGATTCGTGTTCCTGCAAAACAGGAGATTGTTTTGGGATGTTGAATTGCGAAGCCAGT GGTTCCACGCCAGCAACACTCGCTGAATTTACGCTGGCTGGTGGTTTGCATGGGAAGCAGACTTTCTACGATCTCTCTTTAGTTGATGGCTACAATCTCCCAATGGGCGTCAACTACATACCCGCCAAAAACACAACATTCATCCCGCCAAACCTGACCAACTGCGCCTGCATTGCGACACCTAGTTGGATCTACGCCAGCAGCCAGACGGGAACATATTACACAAACTCATCATACCCTGTTCCACTGGAAACTCGAGTCAGCAGTGACAATGCCCGAAGCTGGTGCCCATGGAAATACCTTGCTTTTCCACCCACTAAGCCTGGGGATGGCGTCTATCCGTATCCAGACGACGACATTCAACGGCCAGAGTTCTCCCCTTGTAACAGCGCATGCGCTGCGTACGGAACCGATGAGGACTGCTGTGTAGGGAAGTACCACGACCCAGATGTCTGCAAGCCATCTGCCTACAGCAAGAGGGCCAAGATTATATGCCCCGATGCATATAGTTTTGCTTATGACGACCAGAAGTCCACGTTCATTATTCCTAATGGTGGAGGCTGGGAGATAGTCATGTGCCCCAAGGGTCGCTCAACTAACATTCTGCGACAACTTGGGGATGAAATGAACGAGCTCGCCCAATCTGGCACCCTATCGGAGGTGACACAGAAGAAGCTCAGGGACGTCAGTTATATCGTAGCTGAGAGGAGCCTCGGAAACCATGTGCTACCCATCgaagccatgatggcttcaaCAGCATTGGCAACTGCAATTTGGTTACTAGTATAA
- a CDS encoding histidine phosphatase superfamily, translating into MAPTIHLVRHAQGFHNLSIENEQIQDPDLTPLGEEQCAALRKEFPHHDKLTKLFASPMRRTVYTCLHAFGTDELKPIVALPVFQEVSANPCDTGSPVAKVQAEFEGIADYSNVEESWTDKGPESEYEPTLEKLTARGLKARKMLRDRVSGDEHIVVVSHGGFLHFLTDDWYGVPEGRATGWSNCEYRSYQFADLTSKDDDAALLETEESWQRRQGNTKPPTLTELRQVKSAAQKQMAPYLNLIMPN; encoded by the exons ATGGCTCCAACTATTCACCTCGTTCGTCACGCTCAAGGCTTCCACAACCTCTCGATCGAGAATGAGCAAATACAAGACCCAGATTTGACTCCCCTTGGCGAGGAGCAATGCGCTGCACTCCGCAAGGAGTTCCCTCACCATGACAAGCTTACAAAGCTTTTTGCCTCACCTATGCGCCGTACCGTGTATACCTGTCTCCACGCCTTCGGAACTGATGAGCTCAAGCCCATCGTCGCACTTCCAGTGTTTCAGGAGGTCTCCGCCAACCCCTGCGATACTGGTTCGCCTGTAGCCAAGGTCCAGGCTGAGTTTGAGGGAATCGCCGACTACTCGAACGTAGAGGAGTCGTGGACTGATAAGGGTCCTGAGAGCGAGTATGAGCCTACGCTAGAGAAGCTGACGGCGCGTGGCCTCAAAGCCAGAAAAATGTTGAGAGATCGTGTTAGTGGCGACGAGCACATTGTTGTCGTCTCCCATGGAGGATTCTTGCATTTCTTGACAGATGACTGGTACGGTGTGCCTGAAGGAAGAG CTACCGGTTGGTCAAACTGTGAATATCGGTCATACCAGTTTGCCGACCTTACcagcaaggatgatgatgctgcaCTCCTCGAGACTGAAGAGAGCTGGCAGCGACGCCAAGGAAATACAAAGCCTCCTACTCTGACAGAGCTTCGACAGGTCAAATCTGCTGCGCAGAAACAAATGGCTCCTTACCTGAATCTTATAATGCCAAACTAG